A single Cryptococcus deuterogattii R265 chromosome 2, complete sequence DNA region contains:
- a CDS encoding CK1/CK1/CK1-D protein kinase: protein MTSMDLRVGGKYRIGKKIGSGSFGDIYLGVNIVSGEEVAIKLESVKAKHPQLEYESKVYKTLAGGVGIPFVRWYGTECDYNAMVLDLLGPSLEDLFNFCNRKLSLKTVLLLADQLISRVEYIHSRNFIHRDIKPDNFLMGVGKRGNQVNVIDFGLAKKYRDPKTHLHIPYRENKNLTGTARYTSINTHLGVEQSRRDDLESLGYVLMYFLRGQLPWQGLKAATKKQKYDRIMEKKMTTPTEVLCRGFPHEFAIYLNYCRSLRFDDKPDYSYLRKLFRDLFIREGFQYDYVFDWSLQPGVKSSGSTGDDGLQTQDNQRQLRSQTKARDTGGW from the exons ATGACTTCCATGGACCTTCGAGTGGGAGGAAAGTACAGGattggcaagaagattggcAGTGGTTCATTTG GTGATATCTACCTTGGTGTCAACATCGTTTCCGGCGAAGAGGTTGCTATCAAACTTGAGTCTGTTAAAGCGAAGCACCCCCAGCTCGAGTACGAGTCCAAGGTGTACAAGACTCTTGCAGGTGGTGTTGGTATCCCCTTTGTCAGATGGTACGGAACGGAATGCGACTACAACGCCATGGTGCTTGATTTGTTGGGCCCCTCTCTTGAGGATCTGTTCAACTTCTGCAACCGCAAACTCAGTCTTAAGACTGTGCTTTTGCTAGCCGATCAACTTATCTCTCGAGTTGAATATATTCACTCTCGTAACTTCATTCATCGAGATATCAAGCCGGACAATTTCTTGATGGGTGTTGGAAAGCGTGGAAACCAAGTGAATGTGATTGACTTTGGATTGGCTAAGAAGTACCGAGACCCTAAGACACACCTGCACATCCCTTACAGGGAGAACAAGAATCTTACTGGTACCGCACGATACACTTCTATCAACACCCATTTGGGTGTAGAACAATCTCGTCGAGATGATCTTGAGTCATTGGGCTATGTGTTGATG TACTTCCTCCGTGGCCAACTTCCTTGGCAGGGTTTGAAGGCCGCTACCAAGAAGCAGAAGTATGACCGAAttatggagaaga AAATGACTACTCCTACCGAAGTCCTGTGTCGAGGTTTCCCCCATGAATTTGCCATCTATCTCAACTATTGCCGTTCTCTTCGATTCGACGACAAGCCGGACTACTCTTACCTCCGCAAGCTCTTCCGTGACTTGTTTATCCGGGAGGGATTCCAGTACGACTATGTCTTTGACTGGTCCTTGCAGCCGGGAGTGAAGAGCTCTGGCTCCACtggcgatgatggattGCAGA CGCAGGATAACCAACGACAACTGAGGAGTCAGACTAAAGCCAGGGACACCGGTGGTTGGTAA